Proteins from one Lepidochelys kempii isolate rLepKem1 chromosome 6, rLepKem1.hap2, whole genome shotgun sequence genomic window:
- the GRK2 gene encoding beta-adrenergic receptor kinase 1 isoform X1: MADLEAVLADVSYLMAMEKSKSTPAARASKKILLPEPSIRSVMQKYLEDRGEVTFDKIFSQKIGYLLFRDFCLNQVEEAKPLVEFYEEIKKYEKLDSEEDRATKSRQIFDQYIMKELLSCSHPFSKSATEHVQSRLSKKQVPPDLFQPYIEEICQNLHGAIFQKFIESDKFTRFCQWKNVELNIHLTMNDFSVHRIIGRGGFGEVYGCRKADTGKMYAMKCLDKKRIKMKQGETLALNERIMLSLVSTGDCPFIVCMSYAFHTPDKLSFILDLMNGGDLHYHLSQHGVFSEAEMRFYAAEIILGLEHMHNRFVVYRDLKPANILLDEFGHVRISDLGLACDFSKKKPHASVGTHGYMAPEVLQKGVAYDSSADWFSLGCMLFKLLRGHSPFRQHKTKDKHEIDRMTLTMPVELPDSFSPQLRSLLEGLLQRDVNRRLGCMGHGAQEVKEDPFFQSLDWQMVFLQKYPPPLIPPRGEVNAADAFDIGSFDEEDTKGIKLLDSDQELYRNFPLTISERWQQEVTETVFDAVNAETDKLEARKKAKNKQLGHEEDYALGKDCIMHGYMSKMGNPFLTPWQRRYFYLFPNRLEWRGEGESPQSLLTMEEIQSVEDTQIKERKCILLKTREHRQLILQCDSDPELVQWKKELRDAYHEAQQLLQRVPKMKNKPRSPIVELSKVPLLQRSSANGL, encoded by the exons ACCGGGGCGAAGTGACCTTTGACAAGATCTTTTCTCAGAAGATCG GGTACCTGCTGTTCCGGGATTTCTGCCTGAATCAGGTGGAGGAGGCGAAGCCGCTGGTGGAGTTCTATGAAGAG ATTAAGAAATATGAGAAACTGGACTCGGAGGAGGATCGAGCCACCAAGAGCCGCCAGATTTTCGACCAGTACATCATGAAGGAGCTGCTGTCCTGCTCCCAT cCCTTCTCCAAGAGCGCCACAGAGCACGTGCAGAGCCGGCTCAGCAAGAAGCAGGTGCCACCAGACCTATTCCAG CCGTACATTGAGGAGATCTGCCAGAACCTGCATGGAGCCATCTTCCAGAAATTCATCGAGAG CGACAAATTCACCCGCTTCTGCCAGTGGAAGAACGTGGAGCTGAACATCCAT CTGACCATGAACGACTTCAGCGTGCATCGGATCATCGGCCGCGGCGGCTTCGGAGAGGTGTACGGTTGCCGGAAAGCGGACACGGGCAAAAT GTATGCTATGAAATGTCTGGACAAGAAGCGCATTAAGATGAAGCAGGGGGAGACACTGGCCCTAAATGAGCGCATCATGCTGTCTCTCGTCAGCACCGGG GACTGCCCCTTCATCGTGTGTATGTCCTACGCCTTCCATACCCCTGACAAACTCAGCTTCATCCTGGACCTGATGAATG GGGGCGACTTGCATTACCACCTCTCTCAGCACGGGGTCTTTTCCGAGGCCGAGATGCGCTTCTACGCTGCCGAGATCATCCTGGGCCTGGAGCACATGCACAACCGCTTCGTGGTGTACCGGGACCTCAAG ccagcaAATATCCTGCTGGATGAGTTCGGTCACGTCAGGATCTCGGACCTGGGACTGGCTTGTGATTTCTCAAAGAAGAAGCCTCATGCCAGTGT tgGCACGCATGGGTACATGGCGCCGGAGGTGCTGCAGAAGGGTGTGGCTTATGACAGCAGTGCCGACTGGTTCTCTCTGGGCTGCATGCTCTTCAAGTTGCTGAGGGG GCACAGCCCCTTCCGGCAGCACAAGACCAAGGACAAGCATGAGATCGACCGCATGACCCTGACCATG cctgtAGAGTTGCCCGACTCCTTCTCGCCTCAACTGCGCTCCCTGCTGGAAGGGCTGCTCCAGAGAGACGTCAACCGGAGGCTGGGCTGCATGGGACATGG GGCACAAGAGGTGAAGGAGGATCCTTTCTTCCAGAGCCTGGACTGGCAGATGGTTTTCCTGCAGAAG TACCCACCGCCCCTGATCCCGCCACGTGGGGAGGTGAACGCGGCTGACGCCTTCGACATCGGGTCTTTCGATGAAGAGGACACAAAAGGGATCAAG CTGTTGGATAGCGACCAGGAGTTGTACCGCAACTTCCCGCTCACCATCTCGGAGCGCTGGCAGCAGGAGGTGACGGAGACGGTCTTCGACGCTGTCAATGCTGAGACTGACAAGCTGGAGGCCCGCAAGAAGGCCAAGAACAAGCAGCTGGGCCACGAGGAGG ACTACGCCCTGGGCAAGGACTGCATCATGCACGGCTACATGTCTAAGATGGGCAACCCCTTCCTGACGCCATGGCAGCGGCGATACTTCTACCTGTTCCCCAACCGGCTGGAGTGGCGAGGGGAGGGCGAGTCCCCG CAATCCCTGCTCACCATGGAGGAGATCCAATCCGTGGAGGACACTCAGATCAAGGAGCGCAAATGCATCCTCCTCAAGACTCGGGAGCACAGGCAGCTCATCCTGCAGTGTGAT AGCGACCCTGAGCTGGTGCAGTGGAAGAAGGAGCTGCGCGACGCCTACCACGaggcccagcagctgctgcagcggGTGCCCAAGATGAAGAACAAGCCGCGCTCGCCCATAGTGGAGCTCAGCAAGGTGCCGCTGCTGCAGCGCTCCAGTGCCAATGGCCTCTGA
- the GRK2 gene encoding beta-adrenergic receptor kinase 1 isoform X2, which yields MKELLSCSHPFSKSATEHVQSRLSKKQVPPDLFQPYIEEICQNLHGAIFQKFIESDKFTRFCQWKNVELNIHLTMNDFSVHRIIGRGGFGEVYGCRKADTGKMYAMKCLDKKRIKMKQGETLALNERIMLSLVSTGDCPFIVCMSYAFHTPDKLSFILDLMNGGDLHYHLSQHGVFSEAEMRFYAAEIILGLEHMHNRFVVYRDLKPANILLDEFGHVRISDLGLACDFSKKKPHASVGTHGYMAPEVLQKGVAYDSSADWFSLGCMLFKLLRGHSPFRQHKTKDKHEIDRMTLTMPVELPDSFSPQLRSLLEGLLQRDVNRRLGCMGHGAQEVKEDPFFQSLDWQMVFLQKYPPPLIPPRGEVNAADAFDIGSFDEEDTKGIKLLDSDQELYRNFPLTISERWQQEVTETVFDAVNAETDKLEARKKAKNKQLGHEEDYALGKDCIMHGYMSKMGNPFLTPWQRRYFYLFPNRLEWRGEGESPQSLLTMEEIQSVEDTQIKERKCILLKTREHRQLILQCDSDPELVQWKKELRDAYHEAQQLLQRVPKMKNKPRSPIVELSKVPLLQRSSANGL from the exons ATGAAGGAGCTGCTGTCCTGCTCCCAT cCCTTCTCCAAGAGCGCCACAGAGCACGTGCAGAGCCGGCTCAGCAAGAAGCAGGTGCCACCAGACCTATTCCAG CCGTACATTGAGGAGATCTGCCAGAACCTGCATGGAGCCATCTTCCAGAAATTCATCGAGAG CGACAAATTCACCCGCTTCTGCCAGTGGAAGAACGTGGAGCTGAACATCCAT CTGACCATGAACGACTTCAGCGTGCATCGGATCATCGGCCGCGGCGGCTTCGGAGAGGTGTACGGTTGCCGGAAAGCGGACACGGGCAAAAT GTATGCTATGAAATGTCTGGACAAGAAGCGCATTAAGATGAAGCAGGGGGAGACACTGGCCCTAAATGAGCGCATCATGCTGTCTCTCGTCAGCACCGGG GACTGCCCCTTCATCGTGTGTATGTCCTACGCCTTCCATACCCCTGACAAACTCAGCTTCATCCTGGACCTGATGAATG GGGGCGACTTGCATTACCACCTCTCTCAGCACGGGGTCTTTTCCGAGGCCGAGATGCGCTTCTACGCTGCCGAGATCATCCTGGGCCTGGAGCACATGCACAACCGCTTCGTGGTGTACCGGGACCTCAAG ccagcaAATATCCTGCTGGATGAGTTCGGTCACGTCAGGATCTCGGACCTGGGACTGGCTTGTGATTTCTCAAAGAAGAAGCCTCATGCCAGTGT tgGCACGCATGGGTACATGGCGCCGGAGGTGCTGCAGAAGGGTGTGGCTTATGACAGCAGTGCCGACTGGTTCTCTCTGGGCTGCATGCTCTTCAAGTTGCTGAGGGG GCACAGCCCCTTCCGGCAGCACAAGACCAAGGACAAGCATGAGATCGACCGCATGACCCTGACCATG cctgtAGAGTTGCCCGACTCCTTCTCGCCTCAACTGCGCTCCCTGCTGGAAGGGCTGCTCCAGAGAGACGTCAACCGGAGGCTGGGCTGCATGGGACATGG GGCACAAGAGGTGAAGGAGGATCCTTTCTTCCAGAGCCTGGACTGGCAGATGGTTTTCCTGCAGAAG TACCCACCGCCCCTGATCCCGCCACGTGGGGAGGTGAACGCGGCTGACGCCTTCGACATCGGGTCTTTCGATGAAGAGGACACAAAAGGGATCAAG CTGTTGGATAGCGACCAGGAGTTGTACCGCAACTTCCCGCTCACCATCTCGGAGCGCTGGCAGCAGGAGGTGACGGAGACGGTCTTCGACGCTGTCAATGCTGAGACTGACAAGCTGGAGGCCCGCAAGAAGGCCAAGAACAAGCAGCTGGGCCACGAGGAGG ACTACGCCCTGGGCAAGGACTGCATCATGCACGGCTACATGTCTAAGATGGGCAACCCCTTCCTGACGCCATGGCAGCGGCGATACTTCTACCTGTTCCCCAACCGGCTGGAGTGGCGAGGGGAGGGCGAGTCCCCG CAATCCCTGCTCACCATGGAGGAGATCCAATCCGTGGAGGACACTCAGATCAAGGAGCGCAAATGCATCCTCCTCAAGACTCGGGAGCACAGGCAGCTCATCCTGCAGTGTGAT AGCGACCCTGAGCTGGTGCAGTGGAAGAAGGAGCTGCGCGACGCCTACCACGaggcccagcagctgctgcagcggGTGCCCAAGATGAAGAACAAGCCGCGCTCGCCCATAGTGGAGCTCAGCAAGGTGCCGCTGCTGCAGCGCTCCAGTGCCAATGGCCTCTGA
- the ANKRD13D gene encoding ankyrin repeat domain-containing protein 13D isoform X1 yields MARAGDAFPLHLLAWHNRHQALESELRTGQHDIELIDPRGRTPLELAVSLGNLESARVLLRHNANVGRENANGWTVLQEAVSTGDPEMVQLVLQYRDYQRATNRLAGIPELLNKLRRAPDFYVEMKWEFTSWVPLVSKVCPSDVYRVWKRGESLRVDTTLLGFEHMTWQRGRRSYIFKGEEEGAVVMEVDHDKQVVYTETLSLALHEPELMLAAMQPTEEHVASRLTSPIVSTHLDTKNIAFERNKSGIWGWRSEKMEVISGYEAKVYSASNVELITKTRTEHLSDQDKSRTKGSKTPFQSFLGIAQQHASHNGAPVLQSATLTNPTAITPEEYFDPSFNLEARNIGRPIEISNKVQRFKATLWLCEDHPLSLVEQVTPIIDLMAISNAHFAKLRDFITLKLPPGFPVKIEIPLFHVLNARITFSNLCGCDESLSSVRVCGPAPSSSPGDAREPAAGAEAPPNPKVFPFPCEVDPVVFEVPQGYAMLGAGRNEPMRDEDDDLLQFAIQQSLLDAGTETDQVTIWEALTNTRPGSNPPSYDEELQLERAIQESIFLQSGQGLAAAESGGGGNGNNSIVPLEDSLAPSTNGSSSSALPPPAYPSFDEQLRLAMELSSREQEEQERRRREEDEELQRILQLSLTEK; encoded by the exons ATGGCCCGGGCCGGAGACGCCTTCCCGCTGCACCTGCTGGCCTGGCACAACCGGCACCAGGCGCTGGAAAGCGAGCTGCGCACTGGGCAG CACGATATCGAGTTGATCGACCCACGGGGCCGCACGCCCCTGGAGCTGGCCGTGTCGCTGGGCAACCTTGAGTCGGCCCGGGTGCTGCTGCGGCACAACGCCAACGTGGGCAGGGAGAATGCCAATGGCTGGACAG TCCTGCAGGAGGCCGTCAGCACTGGGGACCCTGAGATGGTGCAGCTGGTGCTCCAATATCGTGACTACCAGCGTGCCACTAACCGCCTGGCTGGCATCCCCGAGCTGCTCAACAAACTGCGCAGG GCCCCTGATTTCTACGTAGAGATGAAGTGGGAGTTCACCAGCTGGG tgcCCCTGGTCTCCAAGGTGTGCCCAAGCGACGTGTACCGGGTGTGGAAGCGTGGCGAGAGCCTGCGGGTTGACACCACCCTGCTGGGCTTTGAGCACATGACCTGGCAGCGCGGGCGGCGCAGCTATATCTTCAAGGGGGAAG AGGAGGGCGCCGTGGTGATGGAGGTGGATCACGACAAGCAGGTGGTCTACACAGAGACGCTGTCGCTGGCCCTGCACGAGCCGGAGCTGATGCTGGCTGCCATGCAGCCCACCGAGGAGCATGTGGCCAGCCGGCTGACCTCGCCCATCGTCTCCACCCACCTCGACACCAAGAACATCGCCTTCGAGCG GAATAAGTCTGGGATCTGGGGCTGGCGCTCGGAGAAGATGGAAGTGATCAGTGGCTATGAAGCCAAG GTTTACAGCGCCAGCAACGTGGAGCTCATCACTAAAACAAGAACCGAGCACCTATCGGACCAGGACAAGTCCCGCACCAAAG GCTCCAAGACACCCTTCCAGTCCTTCCTGGGGATCGCCCAGCAGCATGCCTCCCACAACGGG GCCCCCGTGCTGCAGTCCGCCACCCTCACCAACCCCACGGCCATCACCCCGGAGGAGTACTTTGACCCCAGCTTCAACCTGGAGGCCCGCAACATTGGCCGCCCTATTGAGATATCCAACAAAGTGCAGAG GTTCAAGGCCACGCTGTGGCTATGTGAGGATCACCCCCTGTCACTGGTGGAGCAGGTGACGCCCATAATTGACCTCATGGCCATCAGCAATGCCCACTTCGCCAAGCTGCGTGATTTCATCACCCTCAAGCTGCCGCCTGGATTCCCTGTCAAAATCG aGATCCCCCTCTTCCATGTGCTCAATGCACGAATCACCTTCAGCAACCTGTGCGGGTGTGATGAGTCGTTGAGCTCCGTGCGGGTCtgcggccctgcccccagctcgtCTCCAGGGGACGCCAGAGAgccagctgcaggggcagaggcgCCCCCCAACCCCAAAG tATTCCCGTTCCCCTGCGAGGTGGACCCGGTGGTGTTCGAGGTGCCACAGGGCTACGCTATGCTGGGTGCTGGCCGCAACGAGCCCATGCGGGACGAGGATGACGACCTGCTGCAGTTTGCCATCCAGCAGAGCCTGCTCGATGCTGGCACTGAGACTGACCAG GTGACTATCTGGGAGGCGCTGACCAACACGCGCCCAGGCTCCAACCCCCCTTCCTATGATGAGGAGTTGCAGCTGGAGCG CGCCATCCAGGAGAGCATATTCCTGCagtcggggcagggcctggctgcagctgagTCTGGTGGCGGAGGCAACGGCAACAACAGCATCGTCCCTCTTGAGGACAGCCTGGCACCTAGCACCAATGGCTCCTCCTCCTCGGCCCTGCCTCCCCCGGCCTACCCCAGCTTCGACGAACAGCTGCGCCTGGCCATGGAGCTGTCATCGCGGGAGCAGGAGGAGCAGGAGCGCCGGCGGCGTGAGGAGGATGAGGAGCTGCAGCGCATCCTCCAGCTCTCCCTGACGGAGAAGTAA
- the ANKRD13D gene encoding ankyrin repeat domain-containing protein 13D isoform X2 → MARAGDAFPLHLLAWHNRHQALESELRTGQHDIELIDPRGRTPLELAVSLGNLESARVLLRHNANVGRENANGWTVLQEAVSTGDPEMVQLVLQYRDYQRATNRLAGIPELLNKLRRAPDFYVEMKWEFTSWEEGAVVMEVDHDKQVVYTETLSLALHEPELMLAAMQPTEEHVASRLTSPIVSTHLDTKNIAFERNKSGIWGWRSEKMEVISGYEAKVYSASNVELITKTRTEHLSDQDKSRTKGSKTPFQSFLGIAQQHASHNGAPVLQSATLTNPTAITPEEYFDPSFNLEARNIGRPIEISNKVQRFKATLWLCEDHPLSLVEQVTPIIDLMAISNAHFAKLRDFITLKLPPGFPVKIEIPLFHVLNARITFSNLCGCDESLSSVRVCGPAPSSSPGDAREPAAGAEAPPNPKVFPFPCEVDPVVFEVPQGYAMLGAGRNEPMRDEDDDLLQFAIQQSLLDAGTETDQVTIWEALTNTRPGSNPPSYDEELQLERAIQESIFLQSGQGLAAAESGGGGNGNNSIVPLEDSLAPSTNGSSSSALPPPAYPSFDEQLRLAMELSSREQEEQERRRREEDEELQRILQLSLTEK, encoded by the exons ATGGCCCGGGCCGGAGACGCCTTCCCGCTGCACCTGCTGGCCTGGCACAACCGGCACCAGGCGCTGGAAAGCGAGCTGCGCACTGGGCAG CACGATATCGAGTTGATCGACCCACGGGGCCGCACGCCCCTGGAGCTGGCCGTGTCGCTGGGCAACCTTGAGTCGGCCCGGGTGCTGCTGCGGCACAACGCCAACGTGGGCAGGGAGAATGCCAATGGCTGGACAG TCCTGCAGGAGGCCGTCAGCACTGGGGACCCTGAGATGGTGCAGCTGGTGCTCCAATATCGTGACTACCAGCGTGCCACTAACCGCCTGGCTGGCATCCCCGAGCTGCTCAACAAACTGCGCAGG GCCCCTGATTTCTACGTAGAGATGAAGTGGGAGTTCACCAGCTGGG AGGAGGGCGCCGTGGTGATGGAGGTGGATCACGACAAGCAGGTGGTCTACACAGAGACGCTGTCGCTGGCCCTGCACGAGCCGGAGCTGATGCTGGCTGCCATGCAGCCCACCGAGGAGCATGTGGCCAGCCGGCTGACCTCGCCCATCGTCTCCACCCACCTCGACACCAAGAACATCGCCTTCGAGCG GAATAAGTCTGGGATCTGGGGCTGGCGCTCGGAGAAGATGGAAGTGATCAGTGGCTATGAAGCCAAG GTTTACAGCGCCAGCAACGTGGAGCTCATCACTAAAACAAGAACCGAGCACCTATCGGACCAGGACAAGTCCCGCACCAAAG GCTCCAAGACACCCTTCCAGTCCTTCCTGGGGATCGCCCAGCAGCATGCCTCCCACAACGGG GCCCCCGTGCTGCAGTCCGCCACCCTCACCAACCCCACGGCCATCACCCCGGAGGAGTACTTTGACCCCAGCTTCAACCTGGAGGCCCGCAACATTGGCCGCCCTATTGAGATATCCAACAAAGTGCAGAG GTTCAAGGCCACGCTGTGGCTATGTGAGGATCACCCCCTGTCACTGGTGGAGCAGGTGACGCCCATAATTGACCTCATGGCCATCAGCAATGCCCACTTCGCCAAGCTGCGTGATTTCATCACCCTCAAGCTGCCGCCTGGATTCCCTGTCAAAATCG aGATCCCCCTCTTCCATGTGCTCAATGCACGAATCACCTTCAGCAACCTGTGCGGGTGTGATGAGTCGTTGAGCTCCGTGCGGGTCtgcggccctgcccccagctcgtCTCCAGGGGACGCCAGAGAgccagctgcaggggcagaggcgCCCCCCAACCCCAAAG tATTCCCGTTCCCCTGCGAGGTGGACCCGGTGGTGTTCGAGGTGCCACAGGGCTACGCTATGCTGGGTGCTGGCCGCAACGAGCCCATGCGGGACGAGGATGACGACCTGCTGCAGTTTGCCATCCAGCAGAGCCTGCTCGATGCTGGCACTGAGACTGACCAG GTGACTATCTGGGAGGCGCTGACCAACACGCGCCCAGGCTCCAACCCCCCTTCCTATGATGAGGAGTTGCAGCTGGAGCG CGCCATCCAGGAGAGCATATTCCTGCagtcggggcagggcctggctgcagctgagTCTGGTGGCGGAGGCAACGGCAACAACAGCATCGTCCCTCTTGAGGACAGCCTGGCACCTAGCACCAATGGCTCCTCCTCCTCGGCCCTGCCTCCCCCGGCCTACCCCAGCTTCGACGAACAGCTGCGCCTGGCCATGGAGCTGTCATCGCGGGAGCAGGAGGAGCAGGAGCGCCGGCGGCGTGAGGAGGATGAGGAGCTGCAGCGCATCCTCCAGCTCTCCCTGACGGAGAAGTAA